From Candidatus Zixiibacteriota bacterium, one genomic window encodes:
- a CDS encoding M1 family metallopeptidase, producing MLSPRSQSAKHIWLILRLVPVLLVIDDFAQARQLAMDVVPTNQTVMLTINADTSDYSGSTLIDLEVKAVTDSFSFHAERIQFDSLSLKHNKKSIANSFTRGENGLVSVHCAVPLALGKYSLTIDFTNAFDTQAVGLYRVVTEGNGYTFTQFEENDARKAFPCFDEPIFKIPFSVTLKVPQEHLAIANTSIEKESSKDGWKTVVFRETKPLPTYLVAIATGPLETVNVPGMKIPTRIVTVKGKLGLTDFSIKTTPPLMAAFEKYFDSPYPYDKLDLIAVPEFWAGAMENAGAITFRETILLRDPQKLTLSQRRSTAGVIAHELAHMWFGDLVTMAWWDDLWLNESFATWMGNKVCDEVFPEYEVGLNEIGSIHGAMNGDARPSTQQIRQPTGSTDNLLSNIGVIYNKGQAVLMMFEEWMGADLFQKGIRLYLKKHAWGNATADDLWAALSEASGREIGPTMNTFIEQPGVPLISVNMTSTGEIEINQSRFSNYGDTVGYASTLVWQVPMTVKYYDGNSVRTHSLLLTEKKQSFKLPNDGSVQWVLPTADAGGYYRWWVAPKQLEAIAGSFTLLSTRDKIGFINNLSAMLDAGGIGGDQYVKALYNFSSDHDPAIIEAVLDGIETVDAAFISDADELSFAPFLQKIFAPSLQHIGLSAKTNEPETVSRIRPFLISTLAIDGKDQSLIAYADSMADLYLAGKSDIDPSLISTFLDIAATTGDSILWDTLRLRFETATIPSERSQYLSTLSAFRNGRILDKALEYTLTGPLRPQERFTIPFSIAAISDAHRDMIFEWMMRHYDDIAARIPPSSLASLTRYAGGCSRARLDKAHEFFAQPEHRVEGTELRLLRVTESVEECLDLRGRESASVLRYLSEAVK from the coding sequence ATGCTATCACCTCGATCACAGTCCGCCAAACATATTTGGCTAATTCTTCGCCTCGTCCCTGTCCTGCTTGTCATAGACGATTTTGCGCAGGCCAGACAACTCGCCATGGATGTTGTGCCGACCAACCAAACGGTCATGCTGACTATCAATGCAGATACTTCGGATTATTCTGGCTCGACACTCATAGACCTTGAGGTTAAAGCCGTCACCGACAGCTTTTCGTTCCATGCCGAGCGAATACAATTTGACTCACTCTCACTCAAACACAATAAGAAAAGTATCGCGAATAGTTTCACACGAGGTGAAAACGGGTTGGTCAGTGTGCATTGCGCGGTGCCATTGGCACTTGGCAAATACAGTCTGACAATCGACTTCACAAATGCTTTTGACACACAGGCTGTCGGATTATATCGAGTCGTGACCGAAGGAAACGGCTATACCTTCACCCAGTTCGAGGAAAATGATGCCCGCAAAGCATTTCCCTGTTTTGACGAACCGATTTTCAAAATTCCATTTTCGGTGACTCTCAAAGTTCCTCAAGAACATCTCGCCATCGCCAATACATCTATTGAAAAAGAGTCAAGCAAAGACGGCTGGAAAACGGTCGTTTTTCGTGAAACCAAACCTCTTCCCACCTATCTTGTTGCGATTGCGACTGGCCCGCTTGAGACAGTCAACGTTCCGGGGATGAAAATCCCGACACGGATTGTGACGGTCAAAGGGAAGCTTGGTCTGACAGACTTTTCCATAAAAACCACACCGCCGCTTATGGCTGCATTCGAAAAGTATTTCGATTCCCCTTATCCGTATGATAAGCTGGATCTTATCGCGGTACCGGAATTCTGGGCAGGGGCGATGGAAAATGCCGGAGCTATTACATTTCGCGAGACGATCCTCCTTCGCGATCCACAGAAATTGACTCTCAGCCAACGTCGCAGCACTGCTGGCGTAATCGCCCATGAACTGGCGCACATGTGGTTTGGCGACCTTGTGACTATGGCCTGGTGGGATGATTTATGGCTCAATGAATCATTTGCGACCTGGATGGGAAACAAAGTATGCGATGAGGTTTTTCCGGAATACGAAGTTGGCCTCAATGAAATTGGCAGTATACACGGCGCCATGAATGGCGACGCCCGTCCGTCGACACAACAAATCCGCCAGCCGACCGGCTCGACCGATAATCTTTTGTCAAATATAGGCGTCATCTACAACAAAGGGCAGGCTGTGCTCATGATGTTTGAGGAATGGATGGGGGCCGATCTCTTTCAAAAGGGAATACGGCTCTATCTGAAAAAGCATGCTTGGGGGAATGCAACCGCCGATGATCTTTGGGCGGCATTGTCCGAGGCCTCAGGCAGAGAGATTGGACCAACCATGAATACATTTATAGAGCAGCCCGGAGTGCCGTTGATTTCGGTAAACATGACATCGACAGGAGAAATCGAGATCAACCAAAGCCGCTTTTCCAACTACGGCGACACCGTCGGATATGCTTCGACTCTGGTTTGGCAAGTGCCAATGACGGTCAAGTATTACGATGGGAACTCAGTCCGCACGCATAGCCTGCTTTTGACTGAAAAAAAACAATCATTCAAATTGCCGAACGATGGTTCTGTTCAGTGGGTTTTGCCAACAGCCGATGCCGGCGGATATTATCGCTGGTGGGTTGCTCCGAAACAACTTGAGGCTATCGCCGGATCGTTTACATTGCTCTCAACGCGAGACAAGATTGGGTTTATTAATAATCTATCGGCCATGCTCGATGCCGGAGGGATTGGCGGCGATCAGTATGTAAAAGCGTTGTACAATTTCTCGTCAGATCATGACCCGGCGATAATCGAGGCGGTGCTGGACGGTATTGAAACGGTTGATGCGGCGTTCATATCGGATGCAGATGAACTATCCTTTGCGCCATTTTTGCAGAAAATATTCGCACCGTCGCTTCAGCATATTGGTTTGTCAGCCAAAACAAACGAGCCCGAGACCGTTTCACGAATTCGGCCATTTCTCATTTCGACACTGGCTATTGATGGAAAGGACCAGTCCCTTATCGCTTATGCCGATTCAATGGCGGACCTCTACCTTGCTGGCAAGTCGGATATTGACCCTTCGCTCATTTCTACATTCTTAGACATTGCGGCTACAACCGGAGACAGCATTCTCTGGGACACGCTCCGCTTGCGTTTTGAAACGGCGACGATCCCAAGCGAGCGTTCGCAGTATTTATCGACTCTCAGCGCGTTTCGGAATGGGCGGATTCTAGACAAAGCGCTGGAATACACGCTGACCGGGCCGCTCAGGCCGCAGGAGCGTTTTACAATTCCGTTTTCAATTGCCGCTATTTCTGATGCGCACAGAGACATGATTTTTGAATGGATGATGCGCCACTATGACGACATTGCCGCAAGAATTCCGCCAAGCTCGCTGGCGTCACTGACACGTTATGCAGGGGGGTGTTCAAGAGCGAGACTTGATAAGGCTCATGAATTTTTTGCTCAACCGGAACATCGGGTCGAAGGAACGGAGTTGCGCCTTTTGCGGGTGACGGAAAGTGTTGAAGAATGTCTTGATCTGCGGGGGCGAGAAAGTGCATCAGTGCTGCGGTATCTGTCGGAGGCGGTAAAGTAG
- a CDS encoding cohesin domain-containing protein yields MMFKYITVALGTMLLFGGRVSAVSDPFGALDLVYVDSVQTTAGGQAAVRFSLRNDELISSISIPIIYDTALLQLDSIHFLGSRVSYIATRITNPELAQNTNGHFVVAVIKIFESPLAVGDGLIFTALFTVKLSAAAGAVAKIDSLFYPPGGELLLVEATTNGPIRPAFAQGKVVVKHVNRPPTIASMNDQSIMEGDSLVLTVGAADIDLDNLSLSVTSKPVGATFIDNGDGTGRFSWRPDYVGPYSSAGSPFTVTFRASDGNRFTQQQIQINVTNKNRRPVVTSPATITVDAGSLVTFALSAVDLDFEAISWTIINKPTAATFTPGNPSNFNWNSTIVDSGEYNVMIVASDPTGAADSAQISVRINPVNIYTLSIDTVEVYPGETATIEVHLDNKVPITGFNILFNYDPSALFLASLTKTGTRAAAFEYFTYTNNASGRPGDLRIIGTADITAPLGGVLTSGNGAIAKMTFATSGDIGLGGLSVPLAFKYLDFEQNDNTLVDSLGVKISREQIFYLNGRVAFESVGAINRGDINLNGLAFEIGDAIYFSNFLINPFSYSFNALQYANSDVNNDNLAATISDLVLLIKTVVSGGPRREFNSSAELTAQISIEAEAHRTTVFSSADFELGGVYIQIPLAEGTDPQITGLQPNMTCTAEQIGGMLNVLVYSLEANSIAAGYSPLFSIEGMSSESFSFEKVELSSSEGRAVTALHSTTVTTLPTEFILMQNYPNPFNPSTSINFALPRASRVELTIFNIAGQKIRSLVDDDLSAGSHTVVWDGHGENGASVSSGVYLYRLVAGTESSTKKMLLVK; encoded by the coding sequence ATGATGTTCAAATATATTACAGTAGCTCTTGGCACGATGCTTTTGTTTGGCGGCAGAGTCTCAGCTGTGTCCGACCCGTTCGGCGCTCTTGATCTGGTCTATGTAGACTCTGTGCAGACAACAGCCGGTGGACAAGCGGCAGTCAGATTTTCGCTCAGGAATGATGAGCTGATAAGCTCTATTTCCATTCCGATTATATACGATACCGCATTATTACAGCTTGATTCAATTCACTTCCTTGGGTCACGGGTGAGTTATATCGCCACGCGGATTACCAATCCTGAATTGGCCCAAAACACAAATGGACATTTTGTCGTTGCCGTTATAAAAATATTTGAGAGTCCTCTTGCCGTTGGCGACGGACTTATTTTTACGGCTCTTTTTACCGTGAAATTATCGGCAGCGGCTGGAGCGGTGGCCAAGATTGACAGTCTTTTCTATCCGCCGGGAGGAGAACTTCTCCTTGTTGAAGCCACGACCAACGGGCCAATTCGCCCGGCCTTTGCGCAAGGGAAAGTGGTCGTGAAACATGTCAATCGTCCCCCCACAATTGCTTCAATGAATGATCAGTCTATAATGGAAGGTGATAGTCTGGTATTGACAGTCGGCGCGGCCGATATTGATTTGGATAATCTTTCGTTGTCGGTAACTTCGAAACCTGTCGGGGCGACATTCATAGATAACGGCGACGGCACGGGGCGTTTTTCATGGCGGCCTGATTATGTCGGCCCGTATTCATCAGCCGGTTCACCGTTTACCGTTACCTTTCGCGCAAGCGATGGAAATCGGTTCACCCAGCAGCAAATTCAAATCAATGTAACAAACAAGAACCGCCGTCCGGTCGTAACCTCTCCGGCGACAATTACGGTTGATGCCGGAAGTCTTGTAACTTTCGCGCTATCGGCTGTCGATCTGGATTTCGAGGCGATATCATGGACAATCATAAATAAACCGACAGCGGCAACTTTTACCCCGGGGAATCCTTCGAATTTTAACTGGAACTCGACCATAGTTGATTCGGGGGAATACAATGTCATGATTGTGGCATCTGACCCAACTGGAGCGGCCGACAGCGCACAGATATCAGTACGAATCAACCCGGTTAATATCTACACTTTGTCTATTGATACCGTGGAGGTTTATCCGGGTGAAACCGCGACGATTGAAGTTCATTTAGATAATAAGGTTCCGATAACGGGCTTCAATATACTTTTCAACTATGATCCGAGCGCGCTCTTTTTGGCTTCATTGACTAAGACAGGAACGCGGGCAGCGGCTTTTGAATATTTCACCTATACAAATAATGCGTCCGGCCGTCCGGGCGATCTGCGGATTATCGGCACAGCCGACATTACAGCGCCGCTCGGCGGTGTCCTGACTTCCGGCAATGGAGCCATTGCCAAAATGACTTTTGCCACGAGTGGTGATATAGGTCTTGGCGGATTGAGTGTTCCGCTCGCGTTCAAGTATTTGGATTTCGAGCAAAATGACAACACACTGGTAGACTCGCTGGGCGTCAAGATCAGCCGGGAGCAGATTTTCTACTTGAATGGGCGTGTTGCATTTGAAAGTGTCGGAGCTATCAATCGGGGTGATATTAATCTCAATGGGCTGGCCTTTGAAATCGGCGATGCCATTTATTTTTCAAATTTCCTCATCAATCCGTTCAGCTATTCATTCAATGCGCTGCAATACGCCAATTCGGATGTGAATAATGACAATCTCGCGGCCACGATTTCTGATCTGGTGCTTTTGATAAAAACTGTTGTCTCGGGTGGTCCGAGACGGGAATTCAATTCCTCCGCCGAACTGACGGCACAAATAAGTATTGAAGCTGAGGCTCACCGGACAACGGTCTTCTCCTCGGCCGATTTTGAATTGGGCGGGGTCTATATTCAGATTCCGCTGGCTGAAGGGACTGACCCGCAGATAACAGGGCTTCAACCGAATATGACATGTACGGCTGAACAGATCGGCGGAATGCTCAATGTGCTCGTCTATAGTCTCGAAGCGAATTCAATAGCGGCGGGGTATTCTCCGCTATTTTCAATTGAAGGAATGTCGTCTGAGTCGTTCTCTTTTGAGAAGGTCGAGTTGTCATCTTCCGAAGGCCGCGCTGTGACCGCACTCCACTCGACAACTGTGACTACCTTACCGACTGAATTTATATTGATGCAAAATTATCCGAATCCGTTTAACCCAAGTACATCGATTAATTTTGCGCTCCCCCGCGCTTCGCGAGTGGAACTGACCATTTTCAATATTGCCGGACAGAAAATCCGCTCTCTGGTCGACGATGATTTATCGGCTGGATCGCACACGGTAGTCTGGGACGGACATGGGGAAAATGGAGCGTCTGTTTCGTCCGGTGTCTATTTGTACAGGCTTGTGGCCGGAACTGAATCCTCAACCAAGAAAATGCTCTTGGTGAAAT
- a CDS encoding TonB-dependent receptor, protein MSIFFAFLSAGNLMSATLSGRVTATHNISPLGVTVSIPALHRFTETDSLGMFTLLNLPAGVYAVEFSSIALNRLVRTAALTDTETTLNVELSPSVLELPGISVTSTPQPTDALSSPQSVTVVSKRNLDRLRGESVMSTIKDLPGVATYSTGSSIVKPVIRGLSSQRVLVVSDGIRQEGQQWGDEHGPEIDALDVNSIEVVRGPSSVLYGSDALGGVINIINNKIPSVDEGAVVLGGNLLLNGFSGNKQSAGALSLSGANGQVGYRASVSLRDAGNITTPARELFNSAEEEMNGSGAIGLQGDWGSLSVGYIRFDQKLQIHEDPNEEPDATPNQHVEHDRAHLHTNILLNGLRVEAKAGWQRNQRREFEEAGGREPALNLNLETNTLDLEGHHRPFGKFVGTVGISLMDQTNRTLAEEKLIPGFDLANTSGFLFEQWIDDTFTASAGIRYDTRTIDVLETSEINVTEQRLEYDAVTGSIGIVWRLIEPLALVANAGRGWRSPTPFELFVDGVHEGTVRYEIGDITLNPEESFNVDLALRAASTRFSAEISIFRNRIAEYIFLSPTGETDTASGLSVYEHRQADATLVGGELSAQFALTNWLVLSGGFDMVRGTNTEIDRSLPLLPANRVKAGIKFLTTKLGGLYNPYFSVQLNSVARQDRVDEFETPSAGYELITVAGGTELMFGGNRITIDVGIENLFNVSYRDHLYRYKEYAQSPGMNVFAKVSVPFELIK, encoded by the coding sequence ATGAGCATATTTTTTGCGTTTTTGAGCGCGGGTAATCTTATGTCCGCCACTCTCAGCGGAAGAGTGACAGCGACACATAATATATCGCCCTTAGGTGTTACGGTCTCCATTCCAGCCCTTCACAGGTTCACAGAGACAGATTCTTTGGGCATGTTCACTCTCCTCAACCTGCCTGCAGGGGTGTATGCCGTGGAGTTTTCTTCAATTGCCCTCAATCGGCTAGTGCGAACGGCGGCTTTAACTGATACAGAAACGACTCTCAACGTTGAATTGTCACCGAGCGTGCTCGAACTCCCGGGCATATCTGTAACTTCGACTCCTCAGCCGACCGATGCTTTGTCTTCTCCGCAGTCGGTTACAGTCGTTAGCAAGAGAAATCTCGACCGGCTCCGGGGCGAGAGCGTCATGTCCACAATAAAAGATCTGCCCGGTGTGGCAACCTACTCGACTGGCAGTTCAATCGTCAAACCTGTCATCCGTGGCCTCTCTTCCCAGCGTGTGCTTGTAGTCAGCGATGGCATCCGACAGGAAGGACAGCAGTGGGGAGACGAACATGGACCTGAAATAGATGCACTTGATGTGAATAGCATCGAAGTTGTCCGCGGTCCAAGTTCTGTTCTCTATGGCTCGGATGCGCTCGGTGGTGTGATAAACATCATAAATAACAAAATACCTTCTGTCGACGAAGGCGCTGTTGTACTGGGTGGAAATCTCCTGCTCAACGGTTTCAGCGGAAATAAACAGAGCGCAGGGGCTTTGTCATTATCCGGCGCGAATGGCCAAGTTGGTTATCGGGCAAGTGTTTCGCTACGTGATGCCGGCAACATCACCACTCCGGCCCGTGAGTTATTTAACAGCGCTGAAGAGGAAATGAACGGAAGCGGCGCGATCGGCTTACAAGGCGACTGGGGTTCGCTCAGTGTTGGTTACATTCGCTTTGACCAAAAATTACAGATACATGAAGACCCCAACGAAGAACCGGATGCGACTCCGAATCAGCATGTCGAGCATGACCGCGCTCATCTCCATACCAATATTCTGCTGAATGGGTTGAGAGTGGAAGCGAAGGCGGGGTGGCAGAGAAATCAACGAAGGGAATTTGAAGAAGCAGGTGGACGCGAGCCTGCGCTGAATCTCAATCTGGAAACGAACACTCTGGATCTCGAAGGCCATCACAGGCCCTTCGGCAAATTTGTCGGCACCGTTGGGATATCGCTTATGGATCAGACCAATAGAACACTGGCCGAAGAAAAACTCATTCCCGGCTTTGATCTTGCCAACACTTCAGGGTTTCTCTTTGAGCAATGGATCGATGATACATTCACGGCATCGGCTGGTATTCGCTACGACACAAGGACAATTGATGTCCTGGAAACTTCAGAAATCAATGTTACCGAACAAAGGCTCGAATACGATGCTGTCACCGGCTCGATCGGGATTGTGTGGAGGCTGATTGAACCGCTTGCATTGGTCGCAAATGCCGGTCGCGGCTGGCGCTCGCCGACTCCATTCGAGTTGTTTGTCGATGGGGTGCATGAGGGGACTGTGCGATATGAAATTGGAGATATCACACTCAATCCGGAAGAATCCTTCAATGTCGATCTTGCACTGCGCGCGGCATCAACTCGATTCAGCGCTGAGATTTCGATCTTTCGAAACAGAATAGCCGAGTATATTTTTCTCTCGCCTACGGGAGAAACGGACACGGCATCCGGCCTTTCAGTCTATGAGCATCGACAAGCCGACGCAACATTGGTTGGGGGAGAATTATCGGCTCAGTTTGCATTAACGAATTGGCTTGTCCTTAGTGGCGGCTTTGATATGGTCCGTGGCACAAACACTGAAATCGACAGGTCGCTTCCGCTCCTGCCTGCAAACCGGGTCAAAGCCGGTATAAAGTTTTTGACAACAAAGCTCGGCGGTCTCTACAATCCATATTTTTCCGTCCAACTCAATTCAGTCGCAAGGCAAGACAGGGTGGATGAATTTGAAACCCCGAGCGCGGGTTATGAACTTATCACTGTTGCGGGGGGAACAGAACTGATGTTTGGCGGAAACCGAATCACAATTGATGTGGGAATTGAAAATCTCTTCAATGTCTCGTACCGTGACCATTTGTATCGCTATAAAGAATACGCCCAAAGCCCCGGTATGAACGTATTCGCGAAAGTTTCAGTTCCTTTTGAATTAATTAAGTAG
- a CDS encoding T9SS type A sorting domain-containing protein — MKRLSFFFALVFSICLAAASASAQQHISVDNVSNDAGPLQLEAGNVHVISIRINNLGGPAAKNYNPNNGFAISSPDSATWDSTYGTNNVAGNINTGAPSFFTQFFINRRHFPGPLTQGTNADSIAFAGVSFDPTKGLSTSYNGIAYQIIINSKLSDTGKHICIDSAAGTAPIGTWTWAGLSTPNVKPTWQGKTCYEIFKSPNFPPTISNCPVSITGSHCATLTYDFNATDVESDGFLYQLVSGPGSINTTTGVWSWNGATLLDVGASITLVVDADDAGDGPNCTVNIIVTNAGPSITACPAGALTITTGDTKTQNVDASDDCDPLTWTVTALTPGTTGAFSVDATGLLSYTPSATDGPAVRCFAVVASDGLASDTCNVCYNVITGAPYGLTIEDVACQIQGGFVTVDLTLESIDPQQGLGGFDLLIAYDNSALSPQSALPGAIYTECGWEYFTYRFGANGICSGGCPSGLMRLVGIAETNNGANHPGCASPTPFVGTLPVTLAHVVFLISNNRTLECQYVPIRWFWVDCTDNTLSNASGSQLYVSDKVFESGNSNPVNNGTGTFPTYLGAQNSCLVPGPKGAPIRNIDFQNGGVCIICADSIDARGDINLNGVYIEIADVVMFTNYFVNGLGAFAGHVDGSIAASDVNADGNPLTVADLVYAIKVVVGDFQAVPKVSAQSGKYNYTNGTFSVDGELGGAFVVVKGNVTPELLINEVGTVMTSSFDGQNTRILVIPDVNHFGFGVNSFSGDVLDLNNAQIVSVELADATGNMVAAKTIPSSYSLNQNYPNPFNPKTTISFGLPKAGDYTLTIYNVTGQVVNEFNGSSDAGTVTYEWDASNNASGVYFYKLDVKGQVSLTKKAVLLK; from the coding sequence ATGAAAAGACTTTCATTTTTCTTCGCTTTAGTTTTCTCAATCTGTTTGGCGGCAGCTTCGGCATCCGCTCAACAGCACATCTCCGTTGATAACGTCTCAAATGACGCTGGTCCCCTCCAACTCGAGGCCGGCAATGTACACGTTATCAGCATCCGGATTAATAACCTTGGAGGTCCTGCCGCCAAGAATTATAATCCGAACAACGGCTTTGCCATCTCCTCCCCGGACAGCGCCACATGGGATTCCACGTATGGAACCAACAACGTTGCTGGTAACATCAATACCGGAGCCCCATCTTTCTTTACCCAGTTCTTCATCAACCGCCGCCACTTCCCGGGGCCTCTTACCCAGGGAACTAATGCTGATTCCATTGCCTTTGCTGGTGTTTCGTTCGATCCTACAAAAGGTCTTTCAACCAGCTACAATGGTATTGCTTATCAGATCATCATCAATTCGAAATTGTCCGATACCGGTAAGCATATCTGCATCGATTCCGCTGCAGGTACAGCGCCGATTGGTACCTGGACATGGGCTGGTCTCTCTACACCGAACGTGAAGCCGACGTGGCAGGGTAAGACTTGCTATGAAATCTTCAAGTCCCCGAACTTTCCTCCGACCATTTCAAACTGCCCGGTGAGCATCACTGGCAGCCATTGCGCGACTTTGACATACGACTTTAACGCCACAGATGTCGAGTCCGATGGCTTCCTGTATCAACTCGTCAGCGGTCCTGGTTCAATCAATACCACGACTGGCGTGTGGAGCTGGAACGGCGCGACTCTTCTTGATGTCGGCGCTTCGATTACCCTCGTAGTCGATGCAGACGATGCTGGCGACGGTCCTAATTGTACTGTCAATATCATCGTGACCAACGCTGGTCCGAGCATCACAGCCTGCCCGGCTGGTGCCCTCACCATTACAACCGGTGACACCAAGACGCAGAATGTTGATGCTTCCGATGATTGCGATCCGCTGACTTGGACCGTTACTGCGTTGACCCCCGGCACCACAGGTGCTTTCTCCGTTGACGCAACGGGCCTTCTGTCTTACACTCCGTCCGCCACCGATGGCCCTGCAGTTCGCTGCTTTGCTGTTGTTGCATCCGACGGTCTCGCTTCCGATACCTGTAACGTTTGCTACAATGTCATCACAGGCGCTCCGTATGGCTTGACGATCGAAGATGTCGCTTGTCAGATCCAAGGCGGATTCGTCACAGTCGACCTTACTCTTGAGAGTATCGATCCGCAGCAAGGTCTCGGCGGCTTTGACCTCCTTATCGCCTATGACAACTCCGCACTTTCTCCTCAGTCTGCCCTCCCGGGTGCCATCTACACTGAGTGCGGATGGGAATATTTCACCTATCGCTTCGGCGCGAACGGTATCTGCTCAGGTGGATGCCCTTCAGGTCTGATGCGCTTAGTTGGTATTGCCGAAACCAACAATGGCGCCAACCACCCCGGTTGTGCCAGCCCGACTCCTTTTGTTGGTACCCTTCCGGTCACATTGGCTCATGTTGTGTTCTTGATTTCAAACAACCGTACACTTGAATGCCAGTATGTTCCGATCCGTTGGTTCTGGGTTGATTGCACAGACAACACCCTTTCAAACGCTTCAGGTTCGCAGCTTTATGTCTCAGACAAAGTGTTTGAATCTGGCAATTCTAATCCGGTCAACAACGGCACAGGCACCTTCCCGACCTACCTCGGCGCTCAGAACAGCTGCTTGGTCCCAGGTCCTAAAGGAGCCCCGATTCGCAATATCGATTTCCAGAACGGTGGAGTTTGTATCATCTGCGCCGACTCAATCGACGCCCGTGGTGATATAAACCTCAACGGCGTGTACATCGAAATTGCTGACGTCGTCATGTTCACCAACTATTTCGTCAATGGCCTTGGCGCTTTCGCTGGTCATGTCGATGGTTCGATTGCTGCTTCCGATGTCAATGCTGACGGCAACCCGCTGACAGTCGCTGACTTGGTTTATGCAATCAAAGTCGTCGTTGGTGATTTCCAAGCCGTTCCTAAGGTCTCCGCTCAGTCAGGAAAGTACAATTATACTAATGGTACATTCTCGGTTGATGGCGAACTTGGTGGCGCTTTTGTTGTCGTCAAAGGCAACGTAACTCCGGAATTGCTTATCAACGAAGTTGGTACAGTAATGACATCCAGCTTTGATGGCCAGAATACCCGTATTCTTGTTATCCCGGATGTCAACCACTTTGGTTTCGGCGTTAACTCCTTCTCAGGCGATGTCCTTGATTTGAACAACGCTCAGATCGTAAGCGTCGAACTTGCTGACGCTACAGGTAACATGGTTGCGGCCAAGACAATTCCGTCCAGCTATTCGCTGAATCAGAATTATCCTAATCCGTTCAACCCGAAGACCACCATTTCTTTCGGTCTGCCTAAAGCAGGCGACTACACCTTGACCATTTACAACGTAACTGGCCAGGTTGTTAACGAATTCAATGGCTCTTCAGATGCCGGTACTGTCACCTACGAATGGGATGCTTCGAACAATGCTTCAGGCGTGTATTTCTACAAGCTTGATGTCAAAGGTCAGGTTTCCTTGACCAAGAAAGCCGTACTCTTGAAGTAA